CTGCAGCTCTGCTTAAAACTCTTCCAGCACCATGCGCAGTTGAGCCAAAACTAACTTCCATAGCTTTTTTAGAGCCAACTAAAACCCAAGAGCTTGTTCCCATGCTTCCTGGAATAATAACTGGTTGACCTATGCTTCTATATTTTGCTGGCACATCTTTATGCTCCGGAGGAAAAGCTCTTGTTGCACCTTTTCTATGAACACAAACAATTCTTCTTTTTCCATTAACAACATGCTCTTCCTTTTTAGCTATGTTATGAGCAACATCATATACTAAATGCATTCCTAAAGACTCAGCTGATCTATTGAAAATTTTTTCAAAAGCTTGTCTAGTCCAATGCGTTATCATTTGCCTATTAGCCCAAGCAAAATTACATGCAGCTGCCATAGCAGGTAAATAATCTTCAGCTTCAGGGCTTTTTATTGGAGCGCAAGCCAATTCTCTATCTGGAAGCTTTATATCATATTTTTTAACAGCTCTCTCCATAACCTTTAAGTAATCATCGCATATTTGATGACCGAAACCTCTACTACCTGTGTGAACTAAAACCATGATTTGCCCTTCTTCCTCAATTCCAAAACTTTTAGCTATATTTTTGTTAAAAATTTTATCCACAACCTCCACTTCTAAAAAATGGTTTCCACTTCCTAAGCTTCCAAGCTGAGGGTAACCTCTACTCTTAGCTATAGAGCTGACTTTACTTGGATTAGCGCTGCTCATGCATCCATTTTCCTCGCAGTTTTCAGCATCTTCAGGCCAACCGTAACCCGCATCTATAGCCCAATTAACGCCTTCAGAAGCTACTTTATCAAGCTCTGAAAGAGCAACCCTTAATTTTCCCCTGCTTCCTAATCCTGAAGGAATATAATTAAATAATACATCAAGCAGCTTTGGTAAAACAGGTTTAACATCATTAATTCTTAAGTTAGTTCTTATAAGTCGAACTCCACAATTTATATCGTAACCCACTCCACCAGGGCTTACAACGCCCTCTTCATAATCTGTAGCTGCCACTCCACCTATTGGAAAACCATACCCTTCATGGCCATCAGGTAAAGTAATAGACCATTTATAAATTCCCGGTAAATGAGCTACATTAGCGCACTGCTCAATCGTTAAATCCCCCTTCATTTTTTCAAGCAAAACTTCATCGCTATAAATTCTTCCTGGAACCCGCATTCCAGACTTATAAGAAGTTGGAATCTCCCAAATACATTCATCCAGCTTTATTAACGGAACATGCTCAGAGCTTCTTCCAGACATTTTCTCATCTCCATTTAGAAATAACTTGAAACTTAGCTTTAAAGCTTTAAACGTGCTAAAAAAGTTATAAATCCAAAATAAACTTTGCTATAAATTTACCCGACTCTTGAGAAATACTCATCTTATGGTAAGTTACTGCTTTAACCTCTGTTTTAGATAAATGCTTATTTTTATCAAATGCTTCCCCAAAAACTTCAGCCTCTAAATAAAATAAATTATTTACCTGCGTTATTTTTTTAACGTTAAAAATCGAGTAAAGCTTTAATTCTATTTCAAACTTTAAGAGTAAAGCTTCAAGCCAATTATGAAGAAGCACTATTTCATCTTCTCCTTCAACTTTAATTTCATCCCTCAATTGAGGTTCAATTAATTTTGTATCCGTCATAACTTCGAACATAGCTAATCCAGCATTACTAAAAGCTTCTTCTAAGCTTTCACCATAAGCAGCTATATAAGCGTCGCCCACATGCTCTAAAAACTCAAATTTTTTATCAACCATAATATTCCCTCTTTTTTCATTAAAGAAAGTAAAAGTTTTTTATTAACCTTTAATTTTAACTATTTTACTTAAAAGTTTAAAAGCCGGGATGGCCGAGTGGACTAACCTTAAGAAGGGTTTAAAGGCGCAGGCCTTGAGTTAAGTAAGACAGGACAGCCTGTGGCCCTTTCAGGGCCTCGTGGGTTCAAATCCCACTCCCGGCGCCAAAAACTTATCTAAAGAAAAGTTTAATTTAAAATTGAAATTTAAAGGATTAATGTACAAGAAATACGGTAAAACTTAAACAGTTTCCTATGAAGAACTATTTGAGGTAAGCTTTTCTATCCAAAAGGTTTAGGTATAGTGAAATATGAGGAGAAATAGTAATTTTGTTAAATTTTCCTCCTGTTGAGTTTTTTATTGAGGCAATTGTAATTTTTATATCGTTTATAATCAATTATGCATTTATTCTTCTATGAATAATTAATTGAATTTTAAAAGGAAGAATGCTGAAGAAAACCTTTAGATATTACTTATAACTGGAGAAATTTGCGATATATGCTTAATGACGTTAAAATAACATATGTTTTTATAAGGAAAAGAAAAAATTAATTTAAATTTATTTATGAATGAGATTTGAGTCATTTTGGTTGATAAGCTCACTATTCAGCCATTTAATATAATTATTATACCCTCCTATAATTGGGAAAGCTATTATTTCTGGAATTTCATAAGAATGGATTAATTTTACTTTGTTAATTAATTTATTTAATAATGATGTTTTAGATTTAATTATTAACAAGGATTCTTGAGACTTTTCAATTTTTCCTTTCCACCAATAAAAACTTTTAATTCGAGGTAAAATGTTAACGCATGCAACCAATCTTTTAGAAAGTAATATCTTAGCTATTTTTTCAGCTTCCTTAATGCTTTGGCATGTTATAAAAACAATTATGTACATTTCTTTTTTCAACTTTAAAGTGTTACTTCAACTTTAATATCTTCTTCATCAATTAAAGATTTAACTTCAATAAAGTTTATGATGCATGTTTGAGCAATCAAATCTAAATATTTACTTAAAGCTTCTTTCTCTTTAACATAAATTATTGCTTTGCTTAATGGAGTTTTTAATGAAACTTTTTTTTCAGCTTTCAGCCGCCTGATAGTTGCTATAACGTTTACTATTAAATCACCAAGTTTTTCATCTTCATTTGAAATTAAATTTTTGTTTTGTGAAGGCCACTTAGTTAAGTGAATGCTTTGTTCACTTTTCCCATTAACTATTGGTTTAATTATTTGATAAATGGTCTCAGTTATATGAGGGCATATAGGAGCTAACAGTTGGATTATTCTATATAAAGTGTAGACTAAAGTGTATTGAGCAGCTTCCTTGCTTAAACTATCTTTCGGCAGCTTGAGTCGAAGCTTTACAGCCTCTAAATAATGATCGCAAAAAATATGCCATGTAAAGTTTCTTATAGCTTCTATAGCTATGTTAAATTGAAAGTTTTCTAGCGCATTGGTTACCTCTTCTGTAAGCTTTTCAAGTTTGCTAAGAAGCCATTTATCTAAAACCTCCAGCTTATATTGTTTATCCTCCATCTTAAAATTGTTTAAGTTCATTAGAATAAACCTTGAAGCATTCCAAAGTTTTGTTAAAAATCTTTTCCCATACTCAACGTCACTCCACCTAAATGGCACATCGTATCCTGTTGAACCTCCGCCAGCAGCCCATTGTCTAAGCGCATCTGCTCCATATTTTTCAATAACAGCGTTAGCTTCCACATAATTTCCATAAGATTTATGCATCATTCTTCCATCTGATCCTCTTACCATTCCATTAATTAAAACAGTTTTATATGGAGCTATATTAAATAAAGCTAAATGTTTAACCATAAGATAGTAATCCCAAGTTCTAATTATGTCTAAGCCGTTTGGTTGAAGATCAGCTGGAAAAAGCTTCTTAAATGTTTTAGGGTTGTTTGGCCAACCAGCATGCACAGCGCATGTAATTGATGAGTCCATCCATGTATCCATCACATCGATTTCTCCAGTAAATTCATTTGATCCACATTTAGGGCAAGAAGAAATTTTAGGTTTTTCAAATCTAGGATCTATTGGAAGCCACTCTTTTTCCGCAACAATAATTTCCTTGCATTTTACGCAATACCAAACTGGAATTGGTGTAGCGAACATTCTTTGCCTTGAGATAACCCAATCCCAATCTAAAGATAAAGCCCAATCAATCATTCTTTTTTTAGCGAAAGATGGAATCCATTCAACTTTTTCAGTCCATTTAATAACTTCATCAGTCATTTCTCTAGTTTTCATAAACCATTGAGGTTTAGATAATATTTCTACAGGTGTATGGCATCTCCAGCATGTGCCAACGCTTTGCTTTAAAAACTCTTTTTTAACTATTAAGTTTTCTTTCTCTAAATCTTCAATAATCGCTTTTTTGCATTCATGAATAAATAATCCAGCGTATTTTCCAGCTTTTTCATTCATTTTACCATCCTCAGTTATAACTATAATTTGCGGTAAATTATGTCTTTTCTGCCATTTCACATCAGTTTTATCTCCATAGGTACAAATCATTACAACACCTGTTCCAAATTTTGGGTCAACTTCATCATCTGATATAATTTTAACTTTTTTATTAAATAATGGGATTTCAACAAATTTTCCAATTATATTTAAGTATCTCTCATCATTTGGATTAACTGCTACAGCAACACATGCTGAAATAAGTTCAGGCCTAGTTGTAGCTATTAAAAGATCCTTTTCAGCTTCATCAATTAATTTAAATTTAATATAGTTTAAAATTGTTTCTCTCTCGATATATTCTACTTCAGCTTCAGCTATAGCTGTTTCGCATCTAGGACACCAGTTTACTGGGTGCTCTCCTCTATAAAGCTTACCTTTCTTATAAAGAAGAATAAATGAGAGTTGTGTAAGCTTATAATATTCCGGATCCATAGTTTTATATTCTAAAAACCAATCTATAGAATATCCTATTTTCTTCATTGTAGTCTTCATTTCATTAATATATTCTAGCGTTAATTGAATGCAGAGCTTTCTAAACTCGTTTATTGAAAGATCTTTTTTTCTAACTTTAAATTTTGTTTCAGCTCTAACTTCTGTTGGAAGTCCATGGCAATCCCAGCCTTGAGGAAAATGAACGTTAAAACCTTTCATTCGTTTATATCTAGCTATAAAATCGAAGTAACACCAGTTTAAAGCGTTTCCCATATGAAATTCTCCGCTGGGATATGGGGGTGGAGTATCAATGGCGTATGTTGGTTTAGTTTCATCTTTAAAGTTAAATCGGTAGATTCCCCATTCTTCCCAAAGCTTTTGCCATTTAGATTCATTATCTTTAGGGTTATAGGTTTTAGGCAGCTCCAATTAAAGATTTCACCTAAAGCTACACTGCACAAAATCTTTTTAAAATTTATTGATTTAAAGTTTAAATCTCTTTATAAAGCTGGAGTTTTTAGATGCAATAAACCGCAAGCTTTTAGCCATAAAGCTTACTATAAAAAAGCCAATTGTTAAAATTCCTAAACCGAATGTAAACCAATTAATTAATGTTGAAATTATTGAATTTAAAAACTGTTTTTCAACAGCTAAATCGTAAATGTATCCGTAATAATTAAAAAACCAGTGAAATAAAATTGAGGCGTGAGCGCCGTATCGAAGATAAACCAAACCAAAAATTAAGCCTGCTAATGAAGCTGAAGTTATTTTTCCCATTTCCCAACCTGAACCGGCAAGATAATGCGCTAAACCAAAACCTAATGAAGTTAAAATTAACAGTAGCCATTCTCCAAGCTTTACGCCTTTAAACCATCCATTTGCTTCAATATTTTCTATACCAATAGTTTTTTTAGCTTTATCTGGATAAAGAAAGGCTAAAACTAAAGTTTTTAAAATCAAGGTTTTAGGAGCTTTAATTGTTTTAATTAAACAGGAAATTATTGAGGCTAACCCTATAAGGGATATTCTAAACCCTAACTCTTCAATTATAGGCGAGTAAGCTAAACTAAATAAAGCTTCATAAGGGTTTTGAAATTGAATAGAGCCTGTTGGAATGCCATGTGTTTCTTGAAGGCTTTGAATAAAAATTATTGCGATTAAAAGAGAGCTTGAAGCTAAAGGCATAAGCGTTAACCAATTTTTAGAAAGTAATTTTGGATTCAAAACTGCTTTATGAAATGGTGTGTCAAGCTTCCATGAAGCAATTAAACATAATGAATATAATAAGAGTAATATTGCGAATAAAAAACCTAAATTAACTCTTAATGGAGACCAAAAATCTATAGCGAAAAAAATTATTAAAACTTTAACTTTGCTAGCAATTAAAGCTGCGTTTTCTTTATTTAAAAACATTAAGATGAAACCTAAGGGAATAGAAAAAAAATATGTAGCTACTATAATTGTTATAGATGCGCTTAAACTTAATTCTGCAACCTTAAAAAGCGTTTTAACAGCATTCAAATCTTCTTTCTTCTCTCAGCAAACTTCATAGCGTTCTTTAACTAAGCTTTCGCAAAACTGGTCGATTTTACTTAATTCCTCCTGAATTATTTCTTCCACCTGTTTTGAAATATTTGAAAATTTAATGTTAGATTCTAAAATTAATTGAGCTGAAGCTATTTTAGGTTGATTTATTGGTTGACCAATTTCACTTAAAAGCCATACGTAAACCTCTTTTATTCCAGGCGTTTCTTGATAAATTTTTTCAGCCATTTTATAGCTTAAAATATTATAGATTTTACCTATATGGCTTACAGGGTTTTTTCCAGCAGCTGCTTCTGAAGAAGTGGGCCTATTTAATGGTATTATGCCGTTAACTCTATTCCCTCTTCCAACTTGACCACAATCTCCATCATCAGCTGAAGTTCCAAGAACTGTTAAATACATTCCCCCCATTCCTCTACCTTTTCTATCAAGCGTGTTAAGGCTTATAGAAGTCTTCATATTTGTTTTTGAATTTACGAATTCTTTAACCTCCTCTAAGATTTCGCTTTTTCTTTTAAAATAATCATCTTCGCTTTCTATAAATTTATCCACAAAAGCCATGGCTATAGTTAATTGAAGATTATTGTTCTTCCTTAAGCCCATGATTTTAACATCTTCTCCAGATTCAGGATGCTTTTTCTTAAAGTCTTTAGAGTTAAGAAATCTTTCAGTTTCAAAAACAATTTTTTCAGTTTCAGTCATTGGAAAGAAGCCTACAGCTGCTGAAGTATCATTTGCTCCTAAAATTTTTCCCCCTCTTTTAAAAATATCTGTAAGCGCTTCTGAACCTCTTTTAAGTTCAACTTGATATTTCACATGCTCTTCAGGATTAACAAATCTTAAGTTTCTTTTAAACCATTCTCTAGCTGTTTTAACAACAATTTCATTTACTGGAATTTCTTCTTCATCAACTTTAAATGTAGCTCTATCGCCGAAAACCATAAGCATAGGGTTTAAAACTTTTCCGCCTCCAAATCTTCTTTCAACCTCTCCAGCTACTAGCAATCCTTTATCAATATTATGATGCATTATAGCGCCGAATTTTTTTAGATACTCTTTTGAAAGAGCAATTGAAACTTCGTTAGCTATAGCATCGCATATATAATCTGGATGACCAACTCCTTTTCTTTCGCAAATTTCTATTGGCTGGTTTTCTAATGGAATTTGTTTTAATTCAGCTACAACTATATTATTACTCATTTTGCTTCACGTGAATTTCAATCAAATAAATTCTTATATTAATATTATTATGTTTATTTTATTCTTATAGGAATAAAATTTTTAAGTAACCAACTGCTAATTTAACTTTATGCTTCCATCATTAAAGGAGATAGAGCTTAAAAGAAAAAGCTTAGGGTTAAATCAAAAGCAATTAGCTAAACTTGCTGGAGTAAGCCAATCTTTTATAGCAAAAATAGAATCTGGAAAAATTAATCCTTCATATGAAAAAACAAAAACGATTTTTGACGTTCTTGAAAGCGTAGAAAGGCGAAGAGAAATAAAAATTGAGCAAATAATGCATAAAGAGGTTGTAGGAGTTAATAAAAAAGATTCTGTAGTTAAAGTAGCTCGTTTAATGAGTGAAACAGGGTATTCTCAGCTTCCAGTTTTTAATGAAGAAAAAAAGGTTGTTGGAAGCGTAACAGAAAAAACAATTCTCGATCAAATTGTTAGAGCTAAAGATCCAAAAGAGCTTTCAAACCTTTCTGTAGAAGAAATAATGGAGGGGGCTTTTCCAACTATAGATGAAAAATCGCCGGTAGAAACTGCTTCATTTCTTTTGCAGTATTCGCCAGCAGTACTTGTAGTAAGAAAAGGCGAAGTTGCAGGTATAGTAACTAAAGCAGACCTGCTTAAAACAATTCATTAAATAATCATTTTCTTTTTGATGCTGCTACAATATGAATTATATCTCTATCTCTTAATGTATAATTTACTGGAAGCCTTAACCCTGTTCTAGCATCAATACCATAAATTAATGTTTGAGCAAGCTCTGTATGAATTTGAGCAGCTAAATCCTTAATTGTTGAATCTTTTGAAACTAAAAAAGCGTCAGGTAAAACATTTCCTTTTTTATCTGATAAATGCTCAGCATCCTCAACTGGATAAACAACATTCATTCCTAAAAGCTTAAAAACGCTTAAGTTTAAAGCAAATTGAACCCCTGTTCCAATAAATTTAGATAAAACCCTTTGCTGAACATAATTTAAAGCCCATTTCTGCTCTTTTGTAAGCTTGCTTTCATCCACCACTTTAAAAGCTTCCTCTCCAGGAATATATTTTATAAAACCTTTTTGCTCAGCTCTACGCAAGGCTAATTCAGCATCGCTAGAGCATGGAACAATAATAATTTCTTTAAATTCCTCACTTAACTTTTTAAAGTTTTCTTCAGCTGGCCCTATATCCATTTTATTCGCAATTATTATCGTAGGTTTAGAAAGCGATCTAAGCTCTTTAGCGAAATTTAAATAATCTTTTTCAAACCAATTCTCCATCCTTTTATTTTTTAAACCTGAAGCTTCTAAAGCCTTAGCTACATGAGTTAACTTAATTTTTAATCCAGCTAAAACCTCAGCTATAGCTTCAGCTAAATCCCCACCTTTATCAACTTGCTTAATTATCTTTTTCGAGCTTCTCTCTATAGTTTTCGCAAACCATCGTGTTAACTCCTCCTCAACATCATAAACATCCAATATAGGGTTTCCAAATCCAGGTTTAGTTAGCCTACCCTCGCTATCAACGCTTCCAGAAGCATCAACCACATGAAGCAAAACATCAGCTTGAGCTGCAATGCTTAAAAAAGCTGTTCCTAAACCTTTTCCAAGCCATGCTCCTTTAATTAAACCAGGAAGATCAATTAATTCTACTGGGATAAAACGCCAACCATCAATGCAAAAAGAGTTTTGCGGATTATCTTTAACGCCAAGCTCTTTGCAAACACAAATAGTTTGAATGTAAGCTCTCCCTATATTAGGCTCTTTCGTTGTAAAAGGATAAGTGGAAACTTCAGCTGAAAGCAAGGTAGCAGCATTAAAAAAAGTAGTTTTCCCAGCGTTAGTTTTTCCAATCAAACCTATTTTAATCATAAGCCAAACCATTATAAACCTACACATTACTTAGATTTAAAAATTTAATTTTAAAAGCTTAAAAATAACTTTAAAAAATAAAATCAATAAAAAGAATGTAAATTTAAGAAAAATATTATAAAAAAGGGAATATAAATGAATAAAATATATAAAAACATTATATGCGTATTTATTATAATTATTATTGCAATTATTTCGGTATTTGGCATACGCATTTTGCTTAAATCGACACCTGAAACCATATCTAATAACTCAACCTCGATATGCCCTATATGCACTTATTTAACGTCATATATGTTTTATCAAAATATAACTGTTAACGAGTTGAAAGCTATGCTAGATGAAGAAGCAAACATAACTATCGTTGATGTAAGAATGCCTGAAGAATATGCAAATGGTCATATACCAAACGCCATAAATATTCCAATGCATAAAATTTCATCAAGAGTAAATGAGATAAAAGGAAAAAATGTTGTTGTTTATTGCAATTCTGGTGCTAAAAGCAAAGCATCCGCTAGAATACTAGTTGTAAATGGTGTTCAAAATGTTTGGAATTTAGCCGGCGGTTTAAAAGCTTGGATTGCTGCAGGTTATCCTATTGAAAAATAAACTTTTTCCTTTACTTTTAAGCTATTAAATATTACTCGACTATTTTAGACTGAGACTGGTTTAGGGGATCTAAGCAAAGCGTTAACTCATTATTATAGCAAGCTTTTGCTATAATCTGCTTATAATGCAAATCTCCCTTAAAAATTGCATATACTGAAGCCCCGGGCGGGCTTCGAACCCGCGACCTGCGGCTTACGAGGCCGCCGCTCTACCAGGCTAAGCCACCGGGGCTTAATTTTAAATTAAAGTTTAATTAAAGCGTTTAAAGAGGATGCTTAAATTTGTTTACAGCTGAAAATTTAGGGGAGAGAGAAATTATAAAGCTTTTTCTTAAATTTTTTATTTCATCCCCTTCAGAGTTAAAGTTTTTTAATGAAGATGTAGCTTTAGTTAAATTGCCTAGGGGTAAAGCAGTTGTTTTAAAGTGCGATATGCTTGTTTCATCTACAGATGTCCCGCCTGGAATGAGTTTTAAGCAAGTTGGTAGAAAAGCTGTTGTTTCAACAGTTAGTGATTTCGCTGCTAAAGGCGTTAAACCTTTAGCGCTTTTAGTTTCTGTAGGATTGCCTAAACATATGCTTAAAAATGAGTTGAAGCAATTAGCTTTAGGTTTAGCTTCTGGAGCTAAAGAATATAATGTTAAAATCATTGGCGGCGATACGAATGAATCCAAAGAATTAATAATTGATTGTATTGGTTATGGATTATGTAATGAAAAAAATTTATTTTTTAGATGGGGCGCTAAACCGGGGGATATTTTAGCTTCAACTGGAGAGTTTGGAGCAGCTTCAGCTGGGCTTAAAATAGCTTTAAACAGTTTTAAAGCTTCAAAAAGTTTGAGGCGAAAATTGCTTAAATCAGTTTATATGCCTAAAGCTCATTTAAAAGAGGGGTTAGCATTATCTAAAGTTAAAGCAGCAACAGCTTCTATTGATTCAAGCGATGGATTAGCTTGGTCTCTTTTCGAGCTTTCTAAAATGAGTAAGGTAGGCTTTATTATAAAAAATTTACCTATCTCAAAAGAGGTTTTAATGCTTGCTAAATTAAATAAGTTGAATCCTATTAAGCTAGCACTTTACGGTGGAGAAGAATTCAATTTAATTTTAACTATAAGGCGGGATAAATGGAGTAAAGCTTTAAAGGCTGTAAAAGCGGTTGGAGGAGAGCTTTATTTTTTAGGTGAAGTTGTTAAAGAAAAAAAGCTTGTTTTAAGCTTAAAGGATAGGGGAGAAGAGAAAATTAAGCCTTTAGGTTGGGAGCATTTAAAAAAGAAGTGGTAAATAAACTTTTTTAATAAGGAATTTTAGCTTATATGGTTAACGAACGGTGAAATTTAATGACTCAAAAAAAGATTTTAGCTGCAAGCTTGCTGCTGAACTTTATTTTAGCCATGTTTATAGGTATTGTTTTTATTCAATTTTACTCTTTGAAATCCCAAATTGAAGCTTTAAAAGAGGAGAATATGCTTTTAAATAAGGAATTTAACGCTTTAAAACAGAAAAATGAAATTCTTCAAAGTCAATTAGATTATTATAAAACGCAAGCTGATTATTATTCTACTATTTATAATAAATCTGTTTTAATTGTTGAAGGAATTTTAGGCGAATCGATAGTAAATATAGTTGCTGTTAAAGAGGTTCCATTAAGCTTTTTTGAAGTTTCTTATGAAGGTGTAGTAATGAAAGTTAAAGTTGAGCTTAAGCAAGGGGAAGGACGGATTTTAATAAACACTCAACCTAGAGTTGGTATAGATCTTCAAACAAGCGCTAGAACAGCTAAATTGATTGCTGAAAACTTTACTAAAAAATCTTTAGATAAAACTGATGTGATTTTGACAGTTATAGCTGAGTCTGATGTTAATGTTGT
This is a stretch of genomic DNA from Candidatus Bathyarchaeota archaeon. It encodes these proteins:
- a CDS encoding RtcB family protein, coding for MSGRSSEHVPLIKLDECIWEIPTSYKSGMRVPGRIYSDEVLLEKMKGDLTIEQCANVAHLPGIYKWSITLPDGHEGYGFPIGGVAATDYEEGVVSPGGVGYDINCGVRLIRTNLRINDVKPVLPKLLDVLFNYIPSGLGSRGKLRVALSELDKVASEGVNWAIDAGYGWPEDAENCEENGCMSSANPSKVSSIAKSRGYPQLGSLGSGNHFLEVEVVDKIFNKNIAKSFGIEEEGQIMVLVHTGSRGFGHQICDDYLKVMERAVKKYDIKLPDRELACAPIKSPEAEDYLPAMAAACNFAWANRQMITHWTRQAFEKIFNRSAESLGMHLVYDVAHNIAKKEEHVVNGKRRIVCVHRKGATRAFPPEHKDVPAKYRSIGQPVIIPGSMGTSSWVLVGSKKAMEVSFGSTAHGAGRVLSRAAAKKRFWGSEVKQKLENQGILIRAASIAVVSEEAPDAYKDVDRVAEVSHKVGVAFKVARLVPLGVTKG
- a CDS encoding archease → MVDKKFEFLEHVGDAYIAAYGESLEEAFSNAGLAMFEVMTDTKLIEPQLRDEIKVEGEDEIVLLHNWLEALLLKFEIELKLYSIFNVKKITQVNNLFYLEAEVFGEAFDKNKHLSKTEVKAVTYHKMSISQESGKFIAKFILDL
- a CDS encoding divalent-cation tolerance protein CutA, with product MKKEMYIIVFITCQSIKEAEKIAKILLSKRLVACVNILPRIKSFYWWKGKIEKSQESLLIIKSKTSLLNKLINKVKLIHSYEIPEIIAFPIIGGYNNYIKWLNSELINQNDSNLIHK
- a CDS encoding valine--tRNA ligase, translated to MELPKTYNPKDNESKWQKLWEEWGIYRFNFKDETKPTYAIDTPPPYPSGEFHMGNALNWCYFDFIARYKRMKGFNVHFPQGWDCHGLPTEVRAETKFKVRKKDLSINEFRKLCIQLTLEYINEMKTTMKKIGYSIDWFLEYKTMDPEYYKLTQLSFILLYKKGKLYRGEHPVNWCPRCETAIAEAEVEYIERETILNYIKFKLIDEAEKDLLIATTRPELISACVAVAVNPNDERYLNIIGKFVEIPLFNKKVKIISDDEVDPKFGTGVVMICTYGDKTDVKWQKRHNLPQIIVITEDGKMNEKAGKYAGLFIHECKKAIIEDLEKENLIVKKEFLKQSVGTCWRCHTPVEILSKPQWFMKTREMTDEVIKWTEKVEWIPSFAKKRMIDWALSLDWDWVISRQRMFATPIPVWYCVKCKEIIVAEKEWLPIDPRFEKPKISSCPKCGSNEFTGEIDVMDTWMDSSITCAVHAGWPNNPKTFKKLFPADLQPNGLDIIRTWDYYLMVKHLALFNIAPYKTVLINGMVRGSDGRMMHKSYGNYVEANAVIEKYGADALRQWAAGGGSTGYDVPFRWSDVEYGKRFLTKLWNASRFILMNLNNFKMEDKQYKLEVLDKWLLSKLEKLTEEVTNALENFQFNIAIEAIRNFTWHIFCDHYLEAVKLRLKLPKDSLSKEAAQYTLVYTLYRIIQLLAPICPHITETIYQIIKPIVNGKSEQSIHLTKWPSQNKNLISNEDEKLGDLIVNVIATIRRLKAEKKVSLKTPLSKAIIYVKEKEALSKYLDLIAQTCIINFIEVKSLIDEEDIKVEVTL
- a CDS encoding CPBP family intramembrane metalloprotease, producing the protein MNAVKTLFKVAELSLSASITIIVATYFFSIPLGFILMFLNKENAALIASKVKVLIIFFAIDFWSPLRVNLGFLFAILLLLYSLCLIASWKLDTPFHKAVLNPKLLSKNWLTLMPLASSSLLIAIIFIQSLQETHGIPTGSIQFQNPYEALFSLAYSPIIEELGFRISLIGLASIISCLIKTIKAPKTLILKTLVLAFLYPDKAKKTIGIENIEANGWFKGVKLGEWLLLILTSLGFGLAHYLAGSGWEMGKITSASLAGLIFGLVYLRYGAHASILFHWFFNYYGYIYDLAVEKQFLNSIISTLINWFTFGLGILTIGFFIVSFMAKSLRFIASKNSSFIKRFKL
- a CDS encoding methionine adenosyltransferase yields the protein MSNNIVVAELKQIPLENQPIEICERKGVGHPDYICDAIANEVSIALSKEYLKKFGAIMHHNIDKGLLVAGEVERRFGGGKVLNPMLMVFGDRATFKVDEEEIPVNEIVVKTAREWFKRNLRFVNPEEHVKYQVELKRGSEALTDIFKRGGKILGANDTSAAVGFFPMTETEKIVFETERFLNSKDFKKKHPESGEDVKIMGLRKNNNLQLTIAMAFVDKFIESEDDYFKRKSEILEEVKEFVNSKTNMKTSISLNTLDRKGRGMGGMYLTVLGTSADDGDCGQVGRGNRVNGIIPLNRPTSSEAAAGKNPVSHIGKIYNILSYKMAEKIYQETPGIKEVYVWLLSEIGQPINQPKIASAQLILESNIKFSNISKQVEEIIQEELSKIDQFCESLVKERYEVC
- a CDS encoding CBS domain-containing protein, with translation MLPSLKEIELKRKSLGLNQKQLAKLAGVSQSFIAKIESGKINPSYEKTKTIFDVLESVERRREIKIEQIMHKEVVGVNKKDSVVKVARLMSETGYSQLPVFNEEKKVVGSVTEKTILDQIVRAKDPKELSNLSVEEIMEGAFPTIDEKSPVETASFLLQYSPAVLVVRKGEVAGIVTKADLLKTIH
- a CDS encoding redox-regulated ATPase YchF, translated to MIKIGLIGKTNAGKTTFFNAATLLSAEVSTYPFTTKEPNIGRAYIQTICVCKELGVKDNPQNSFCIDGWRFIPVELIDLPGLIKGAWLGKGLGTAFLSIAAQADVLLHVVDASGSVDSEGRLTKPGFGNPILDVYDVEEELTRWFAKTIERSSKKIIKQVDKGGDLAEAIAEVLAGLKIKLTHVAKALEASGLKNKRMENWFEKDYLNFAKELRSLSKPTIIIANKMDIGPAEENFKKLSEEFKEIIIVPCSSDAELALRRAEQKGFIKYIPGEEAFKVVDESKLTKEQKWALNYVQQRVLSKFIGTGVQFALNLSVFKLLGMNVVYPVEDAEHLSDKKGNVLPDAFLVSKDSTIKDLAAQIHTELAQTLIYGIDARTGLRLPVNYTLRDRDIIHIVAASKRK
- a CDS encoding rhodanese-like domain-containing protein, which encodes MNKIYKNIICVFIIIIIAIISVFGIRILLKSTPETISNNSTSICPICTYLTSYMFYQNITVNELKAMLDEEANITIVDVRMPEEYANGHIPNAINIPMHKISSRVNEIKGKNVVVYCNSGAKSKASARILVVNGVQNVWNLAGGLKAWIAAGYPIEK
- the thiL gene encoding thiamine-phosphate kinase; this encodes MFTAENLGEREIIKLFLKFFISSPSELKFFNEDVALVKLPRGKAVVLKCDMLVSSTDVPPGMSFKQVGRKAVVSTVSDFAAKGVKPLALLVSVGLPKHMLKNELKQLALGLASGAKEYNVKIIGGDTNESKELIIDCIGYGLCNEKNLFFRWGAKPGDILASTGEFGAASAGLKIALNSFKASKSLRRKLLKSVYMPKAHLKEGLALSKVKAATASIDSSDGLAWSLFELSKMSKVGFIIKNLPISKEVLMLAKLNKLNPIKLALYGGEEFNLILTIRRDKWSKALKAVKAVGGELYFLGEVVKEKKLVLSLKDRGEEKIKPLGWEHLKKKW